A genome region from Magnetospirillum sp. WYHS-4 includes the following:
- a CDS encoding nucleotidyltransferase family protein, which translates to MPERHSVIPKVGMVLAAGKGLRMRPITDRLPKPLIKVGDRSMLDHALDRLQDAGVETAVVNVHHLGHLIVQHLRSRLLPRILISREDGELLETGGGVKKALPLLGEAPFFVANGDVLWLDGYRPALHRLAEAWDGARMDALLMLHSTVDAYGYDGVGDFQLDPEGRIARRAEGEVSPYLYTGVQILHPRLFQGAPEGPFSLNLLYDRAIAAGRLFGMQHDGEWFHIGTPDGLAEAETYLRDRYPGRERRST; encoded by the coding sequence ATGCCCGAACGCCATTCCGTGATTCCCAAGGTCGGCATGGTGCTGGCGGCCGGCAAGGGGCTGCGCATGCGCCCGATCACCGACCGCCTGCCCAAGCCGCTGATCAAGGTCGGCGACCGTTCCATGCTCGATCATGCCCTCGACCGCCTGCAGGACGCCGGCGTCGAAACCGCGGTGGTCAACGTCCACCACCTCGGCCACCTGATCGTCCAGCACCTGCGGTCACGGCTTCTGCCGCGCATCCTGATTTCGCGCGAGGACGGCGAACTGCTGGAAACCGGCGGCGGCGTCAAGAAAGCCCTGCCGCTGCTGGGCGAGGCGCCCTTCTTCGTCGCCAACGGCGACGTGCTGTGGCTGGACGGCTACCGGCCGGCCCTGCACCGCCTGGCCGAAGCCTGGGATGGCGCCCGAATGGACGCTCTGCTGATGCTCCATTCGACCGTGGACGCCTATGGCTACGACGGCGTCGGCGACTTCCAGCTCGATCCCGAAGGCCGCATCGCGCGCCGGGCCGAAGGCGAGGTCTCGCCTTACCTCTATACCGGCGTGCAGATCCTCCATCCGCGCCTGTTCCAGGGCGCGCCGGAAGGGCCCTTCTCCCTCAACCTCCTCTACGACAGGGCCATCGCCGCCGGGCGCCTGTTCGGCATGCAGCACGACGGCGAGTGGTTCCATATCGGCACGCCGGACGGCCTGGCCGAAGCGGAAACCTACCTGCGCGACCGCTACCCCGGCCGCGAACGGCGGTCGACCTGA
- a CDS encoding phosphotransferase, with protein MSDRQQAIADFLQAAGWGGAERRKLAGDASFRKYDRVFLAGRRAVLMDAPPPQEDVRPFVRVARHLSGLGLSAPAVLAEDVDRGFLLLEDLGDDTYTRMLANGGDERALYELATDVLIDLHRRAAVLPDGLPPYDDDRLLAEACLVTDWYMPAVLGHPTPEDLRRDYAGVWKNLFPVVRAQPPVLVLRDYHVDNLMWLPGREGTARCGLLDFQDAVAGAGAYDLMSLVEDARRDIADSLRDGMVERYLSAFPAHDRRAFRDAFAILGAQRHAKVIGIFTRLCVRDGKPGYLVHIPRVWRLLERSCQHPVMAPVAAWLDRHLPKDKRIIPPCPNAIP; from the coding sequence TTGTCCGATAGGCAGCAAGCCATCGCCGATTTCCTTCAGGCCGCCGGATGGGGCGGGGCGGAACGGCGCAAGCTGGCCGGCGACGCGTCCTTCCGCAAGTACGACCGGGTCTTCCTGGCCGGGCGGCGGGCCGTGCTGATGGATGCCCCGCCGCCCCAGGAGGACGTGCGCCCCTTCGTCCGGGTGGCCCGCCACCTGTCCGGCCTGGGGCTCAGCGCCCCCGCCGTCCTGGCCGAGGACGTGGACCGGGGTTTCCTGCTGCTGGAGGATCTGGGCGACGACACCTACACCCGCATGCTGGCGAACGGCGGCGACGAGCGGGCGCTCTACGAACTGGCGACCGATGTGCTCATCGACCTTCACCGCCGGGCCGCCGTCCTGCCCGACGGCCTGCCGCCCTACGACGACGACAGGCTGCTTGCCGAAGCCTGCCTGGTCACCGACTGGTACATGCCCGCTGTTCTGGGCCATCCGACGCCGGAGGACCTGCGGCGGGACTATGCCGGGGTTTGGAAAAATCTGTTTCCCGTCGTCCGCGCCCAGCCGCCTGTCCTGGTGCTGCGCGACTATCACGTCGACAACCTGATGTGGCTGCCCGGACGCGAGGGAACGGCGCGCTGCGGCCTGCTCGACTTCCAGGACGCGGTGGCGGGGGCCGGCGCCTACGATCTGATGTCCCTGGTCGAGGATGCGCGGCGCGACATCGCGGATTCGCTGCGCGATGGCATGGTCGAACGTTATCTGTCCGCCTTCCCGGCCCACGACCGCCGCGCTTTCCGCGATGCCTTCGCCATCCTGGGAGCCCAGCGTCACGCCAAGGTGATCGGCATCTTCACCCGGCTCTGCGTCCGCGACGGCAAGCCTGGCTACCTGGTCCATATCCCGAGGGTCTGGCGCTTACTGGAACGTTCATGCCAACATCCCGTCATGGCGCCGGTGGCCGCATGGCTCGACCGGCATCTGCCCAAAGATAAACGGATCATCCCGCCATGCCCGAACGCCATTCCGTGA
- the tsaE gene encoding tRNA (adenosine(37)-N6)-threonylcarbamoyltransferase complex ATPase subunit type 1 TsaE, with protein MTAPLAAIDLPDEEATRRLGRRLAGVCRPGDVFALAGDLGCGKTVLARAFIAACEGHDEEVPSPTFTLVQTYETGRGSLYHFDLYRLERPDDAYELDIEEAFAEAISLIEWPERLGHLLPPSALTVGLAHAGGDARRAVLSGPPAWAPRIEEAGLVR; from the coding sequence ATGACCGCCCCGCTTGCCGCCATCGACCTGCCCGACGAGGAAGCCACCCGCCGCCTGGGGCGTCGGCTGGCCGGCGTCTGCCGGCCGGGCGACGTCTTCGCCCTGGCGGGCGACCTGGGTTGCGGCAAGACGGTGCTGGCCCGGGCCTTCATCGCCGCCTGCGAGGGCCACGACGAGGAAGTCCCCAGCCCCACCTTCACCCTGGTGCAGACCTACGAGACCGGCCGCGGTTCCCTTTATCATTTCGACCTCTACCGGTTGGAGCGGCCGGACGACGCCTACGAACTGGACATCGAGGAAGCCTTCGCCGAAGCCATATCCCTGATCGAATGGCCGGAGCGCCTGGGGCACCTGTTGCCCCCTTCCGCCCTGACGGTTGGGCTCGCCCATGCCGGGGGCGATGCCCGCCGGGCCGTGCTGTCCGGCCCCCCCGCCTGGGCACCCCGCATCGAGGAGGCCGGACTTGTCCGATAG
- a CDS encoding rhodanese-like domain-containing protein has protein sequence MFDARPFIQIQEGFAGNVAPFAAWQMLAADPRLVMVDVRTEAEWNFVGHPDLSSLGKELKFVQWQLFPGMAANPDFAVQLEKAVPDKDTPILFICRIGQRSRHAAVAATAQGYRCCYNVADGFEGKPDEAKHRGLLGGWKVEGLPWVQY, from the coding sequence ATGTTCGACGCTCGCCCCTTCATCCAGATCCAGGAAGGCTTTGCCGGGAATGTCGCTCCTTTCGCCGCATGGCAGATGCTGGCGGCAGACCCGCGCTTGGTCATGGTCGATGTGCGGACGGAAGCCGAATGGAATTTCGTCGGGCATCCCGACCTGTCGTCCCTGGGCAAGGAACTGAAGTTCGTTCAGTGGCAGCTTTTCCCGGGCATGGCGGCCAATCCGGACTTTGCCGTCCAACTGGAAAAGGCGGTGCCGGACAAGGATACGCCCATCTTGTTCATCTGCCGCATCGGCCAACGGTCCCGCCACGCGGCGGTGGCGGCGACGGCGCAGGGTTACCGCTGCTGCTATAACGTGGCCGACGGATTCGAGGGCAAGCCCGACGAGGCCAAGCACCGCGGCCTTCTGGGCGGCTGGAAGGTGGAAGGCCTGCCCTGGGTACAGTACTGA
- the groES gene encoding co-chaperone GroES, with product MKFRPLHDRVVVRRVESDTKTAGGIIIPDTAKEKPMEGEILAVGSGVRDENGKLQPLDVKAGDRVLFGKWSGTEVKLDGEELLIMKESDILGIVEADAKAAKAKKK from the coding sequence ATGAAGTTCAGGCCGCTGCATGACCGCGTCGTGGTCCGTCGCGTCGAGTCGGACACCAAGACCGCGGGTGGCATCATCATTCCCGACACCGCCAAGGAAAAGCCCATGGAGGGCGAAATCCTGGCCGTCGGTTCGGGCGTGCGGGACGAAAACGGCAAACTGCAACCGCTGGACGTGAAGGCCGGCGACCGGGTGCTGTTCGGCAAGTGGTCGGGCACCGAGGTCAAACTCGATGGCGAGGAACTCCTCATCATGAAGGAGTCCGACATTCTCGGTATCGTTGAAGCCGACGCCAAGGCCGCCAAGGCCAAAAAGAAGTAA